A stretch of Salvelinus alpinus chromosome 4, SLU_Salpinus.1, whole genome shotgun sequence DNA encodes these proteins:
- the LOC139574550 gene encoding BEN domain-containing protein 4 isoform X2, producing MEGEMQPADEGLCAPKMCSQQRGPYSSLKTFPNKRLVGKARFDRPTMVDIPLLGDGGGHHYNHNLNHHHPYQQQYQQQRQQLHQTSLTISSSSQYLATPQLQQQQRFPCDNRPSSRAATSTSATVGSVAAASLGFQGRVGSGTAVRQDPTYSPGKAALNHESPDCTYGISSENRLILDAFAQQCSRVLTLLNNNGRFVEPQAPLPSSHIKQEDSCLSGPGGESRPAAGQGGHYPTLGTPRLDESATVDPDDEAQHSHWSQQQTSAFLRIFTESLQSYLLTGNQQPGPGLEGERCPPAEPESGGSPGHNLGGWNSPAPSDSYGHPSSTLPEEEEEEEEESCCPRCVELEQEVLCLQQENEELRNKMDNIPAPCQNVLDFFKTVLQHHDQFIQPMAEEQLTEGSKQLLGNYPLFITNKQWDEAVNSSKKDGRRLLRYLIRFVFTTDELKYSCGLGKRKRSVHSGEPGPERRPLNPVKVTCLREFIRMHCASNPDWWMPSEEQINKVFSDAVGHARQGRAVGTFLGSSGSSTSSLYMEAYDGPLSQDEVYLKGSHNGLGD from the exons ATGGAGGGGGAAATGCAACCTGCCGACGAGGGTCTCTGCGCCCCAAAGATGTGCAGTCAGCAGCGGGGTCCATACAGCAGCCTCAAGACCTTCCCAAACAAGCGGTTGGTGGGGAAGGCGCGGTTCGACAGACCCACAATGGTCGATATCCCGCTGCTGGGAGACGGAGGCGGTCATCACTACAATCATAATCTCAATCACCACCATCCGTATCAACAACAGTATCAGCAACAGCGGCAGCAGCTCCACCAAACCTCCCTCAccatcagcagcagcagccagTATCTCGCGACACCGCAGCTGCAGCAGCAACAGCGTTTTCCATGCGATAACAGGCCCAGCAGTAGAGCCGCGACATCTACCTCAGCAACAGTGGGGAGTGTGGCGGCAGCATCACTTGGCTTCCAGGGGAGGGTCGGCAGCGGCACCGCGGTGCGCCAGGACCCCACGTATTCGCCTGGAAAAGCCGCGCTCAACCACGAATCTCCCGACTGCACTTACGGGATAAGCTCAG aAAACCGTCTCATCTTGGATGCCTTCGCACAGCAGTGTAGCCGGGTCCTCACTCTTCTCAACAACAACGGCCGGTTTGTGGAGCCTCAagctcctctgccctcctcccacaTCAAACAGGAGGACAGCTGCCTCTCTGGACCTGGGGGGGAGTCAAGGCCAGCCGCGGGTCAGGGGGGTCATTACCCCACCCTGGGCACGCCACGTCTTGACGAGAGCGCCACCGTCGACCCTGATGACGAAGCCCAGCACAGCCACTGGAGCCAACAACAAACATCCGCCTTCCTGCGCATCTTCACTGAGTCCCTCCAGAGCTATCTGCTCACCGGGAACCAGCAGCCAGGCCCGGGCCTCGAGGGAGAGCGATGCCCACCAGCTGAGCCCGAGTCTGGGGGGTCGCCGGGCCACAACCTGGGGGGCTGGAACTCCCCGGCCCCCTCGGATTCGTATGGCCACCCCTCGTCCACCCTgccggaggaggaagaggaggaggaggaggagagctgcTGCCCTCGCTGTGTGGAGCTGGAGCAGGAGGTGCTGTGTCTGCAGCAGGAGAACGAAGAGCTGCGCAACAAGATGGACAACATACCAG CTCCCTGCCAGAATGTGCTggacttcttcaagactgttctCCAGCACCATGACCAGTTTATACAGCCCATGGCAGAGGAACAACTAACAGAG GGCAGTAAACAGCTCCTGGGGAACTACCCCCTCTTCATCACCAACAAGCAGTGGGACGAGGCAGTCAACTCGTCCAAGAAAGATGGCCGGCGGCTGCTGCGCTACCTGATCCGCTTCGTCTTCACTACGGACGAGCTCAAGTACTCGTGCGGCCTGGGCAAGAGGAAACGCTCAGTTCACTCAGGAGAGCCTGGGCCGGAGAGACGGCCCCTCAACCCCGTCAAAGTCACctgcctcagag AGTTTATCCGAATGCACTGTGCCTCTAACCCTGACTGGTGGATGCCTTCTGAGGAGCAGATCAACAAGGTGTTCAGCGACGCGGTGGGCCATGCGCGCCAGGGTCGGGCCGTGGGCACCTTCCTGGGCAGCAGTGGCAGTAGCACTAGCAGTCTTTACATGGAGGCTTACGACGGGCCCCTGTCACAGGATGAAGTGTACCTGAAGGGCTCACACAATGGCCTGGGGGATTGA
- the LOC139574550 gene encoding BEN domain-containing protein 4 isoform X1, whose protein sequence is MEGEMQPADEGLCAPKMCSQQRGPYSSLKTFPNKRLVGKARFDRPTMVDIPLLGDGGGHHYNHNLNHHHPYQQQYQQQRQQLHQTSLTISSSSQYLATPQLQQQQRFPCDNRPSSRAATSTSATVGSVAAASLGFQGRVGSGTAVRQDPTYSPGKAALNHESPDCTYGISSENRLILDAFAQQCSRVLTLLNNNGRFVEPQAPLPSSHIKQEDSCLSGPGGESRPAAGQGGHYPTLGTPRLDESATVDPDDEAQHSHWSQQQTSAFLRIFTESLQSYLLTGNQQPGPGLEGERCPPAEPESGGSPGHNLGGWNSPAPSDSYGHPSSTLPEEEEEEEEESCCPRCVELEQEVLCLQQENEELRNKMDNIPAPCQNVLDFFKTVLQHHDQFIQPMAEEQLTEEEEQKTLYEGSKQLLGNYPLFITNKQWDEAVNSSKKDGRRLLRYLIRFVFTTDELKYSCGLGKRKRSVHSGEPGPERRPLNPVKVTCLREFIRMHCASNPDWWMPSEEQINKVFSDAVGHARQGRAVGTFLGSSGSSTSSLYMEAYDGPLSQDEVYLKGSHNGLGD, encoded by the exons ATGGAGGGGGAAATGCAACCTGCCGACGAGGGTCTCTGCGCCCCAAAGATGTGCAGTCAGCAGCGGGGTCCATACAGCAGCCTCAAGACCTTCCCAAACAAGCGGTTGGTGGGGAAGGCGCGGTTCGACAGACCCACAATGGTCGATATCCCGCTGCTGGGAGACGGAGGCGGTCATCACTACAATCATAATCTCAATCACCACCATCCGTATCAACAACAGTATCAGCAACAGCGGCAGCAGCTCCACCAAACCTCCCTCAccatcagcagcagcagccagTATCTCGCGACACCGCAGCTGCAGCAGCAACAGCGTTTTCCATGCGATAACAGGCCCAGCAGTAGAGCCGCGACATCTACCTCAGCAACAGTGGGGAGTGTGGCGGCAGCATCACTTGGCTTCCAGGGGAGGGTCGGCAGCGGCACCGCGGTGCGCCAGGACCCCACGTATTCGCCTGGAAAAGCCGCGCTCAACCACGAATCTCCCGACTGCACTTACGGGATAAGCTCAG aAAACCGTCTCATCTTGGATGCCTTCGCACAGCAGTGTAGCCGGGTCCTCACTCTTCTCAACAACAACGGCCGGTTTGTGGAGCCTCAagctcctctgccctcctcccacaTCAAACAGGAGGACAGCTGCCTCTCTGGACCTGGGGGGGAGTCAAGGCCAGCCGCGGGTCAGGGGGGTCATTACCCCACCCTGGGCACGCCACGTCTTGACGAGAGCGCCACCGTCGACCCTGATGACGAAGCCCAGCACAGCCACTGGAGCCAACAACAAACATCCGCCTTCCTGCGCATCTTCACTGAGTCCCTCCAGAGCTATCTGCTCACCGGGAACCAGCAGCCAGGCCCGGGCCTCGAGGGAGAGCGATGCCCACCAGCTGAGCCCGAGTCTGGGGGGTCGCCGGGCCACAACCTGGGGGGCTGGAACTCCCCGGCCCCCTCGGATTCGTATGGCCACCCCTCGTCCACCCTgccggaggaggaagaggaggaggaggaggagagctgcTGCCCTCGCTGTGTGGAGCTGGAGCAGGAGGTGCTGTGTCTGCAGCAGGAGAACGAAGAGCTGCGCAACAAGATGGACAACATACCAG CTCCCTGCCAGAATGTGCTggacttcttcaagactgttctCCAGCACCATGACCAGTTTATACAGCCCATGGCAGAGGAACAACTAACAGAG GAAGAAGAACAGAAAACATTATATGAG GGCAGTAAACAGCTCCTGGGGAACTACCCCCTCTTCATCACCAACAAGCAGTGGGACGAGGCAGTCAACTCGTCCAAGAAAGATGGCCGGCGGCTGCTGCGCTACCTGATCCGCTTCGTCTTCACTACGGACGAGCTCAAGTACTCGTGCGGCCTGGGCAAGAGGAAACGCTCAGTTCACTCAGGAGAGCCTGGGCCGGAGAGACGGCCCCTCAACCCCGTCAAAGTCACctgcctcagag AGTTTATCCGAATGCACTGTGCCTCTAACCCTGACTGGTGGATGCCTTCTGAGGAGCAGATCAACAAGGTGTTCAGCGACGCGGTGGGCCATGCGCGCCAGGGTCGGGCCGTGGGCACCTTCCTGGGCAGCAGTGGCAGTAGCACTAGCAGTCTTTACATGGAGGCTTACGACGGGCCCCTGTCACAGGATGAAGTGTACCTGAAGGGCTCACACAATGGCCTGGGGGATTGA